Proteins co-encoded in one Metabacillus sp. KUDC1714 genomic window:
- a CDS encoding YesL family protein, translated as MNVMNGKFTRVMEILSNFFLLNLTWLLMCLPIVTIFPATAAMIGVVRQWILHDDTAVFSVFMKYFKENLKQSMVIGILWGFFAFILYMNFNVMVQLEAMKFILLPFLVLFSVLMVFTTVYIFPVMVHYRLNVFGIIRNSFLLSMSFLPTSLLAALVLFGIFVLFLWQPFTVFISFSVGGYLIFTLCNKVFTRKETLN; from the coding sequence ATGAATGTAATGAATGGTAAATTTACACGCGTAATGGAAATTCTATCAAACTTCTTTTTATTAAACCTGACCTGGCTGCTGATGTGTCTACCGATTGTTACGATCTTCCCAGCAACAGCAGCGATGATTGGTGTTGTAAGACAATGGATTTTACATGATGATACAGCTGTATTTTCTGTCTTTATGAAATACTTCAAGGAAAATCTGAAACAAAGCATGGTAATTGGTATCCTCTGGGGGTTCTTTGCATTTATTTTATATATGAACTTTAATGTTATGGTTCAGCTTGAAGCAATGAAATTCATCCTATTACCATTCTTGGTTCTATTTAGCGTATTGATGGTTTTTACAACCGTTTATATTTTTCCGGTAATGGTTCATTACAGGCTAAATGTTTTCGGGATTATTAGAAATTCATTTTTATTGTCGATGAGCTTTTTGCCAACTAGTTTACTTGCTGCTCTTGTTCTCTTTGGAATATTTGTTTTGTTTTTATGGCAACCTTTTACGGTTTTTATTAGCTTTAGTGTAGGCGGTTATCTTATTTTCACACTTTGTAATAAGGTTTTTACGAGAAAAGAAACTCTCAATTAA
- a CDS encoding ABC transporter ATP-binding protein, whose protein sequence is MIQCKDLVKIYKVDDEHEVMALQGLDLEVQKGELMGIIGSSGSGKSTLLNMLGGLDRPTAGKCVVDGKDLLRLQPKELVSYKLESVGFVWQNNARNIIPYLTAIENVELPMLLKGRHKRERAKELLELVGMGHRFHNKLTMLSGGEQQRVAIAISLANDPNLLLADEPTGSVDSKTADVILGVFRELNRSLQKTIVIVSHDTELTKKLDRVVAIRDGKTSSEILRKSFYEAEDLLNEKEMKAEETHVELAVIDRAGRIQIPRDYLDSIELGDANKLRVELEDGKITLVNPKSS, encoded by the coding sequence AGTCATGGCACTACAGGGTTTAGACCTTGAAGTGCAAAAGGGCGAATTAATGGGGATTATCGGTAGCAGTGGAAGTGGAAAGTCTACACTATTAAACATGCTTGGCGGCTTAGATAGACCGACGGCTGGAAAATGTGTCGTAGATGGCAAGGACCTATTAAGGCTGCAGCCTAAGGAGTTAGTCAGCTATAAGTTAGAATCAGTTGGCTTTGTTTGGCAAAACAATGCACGTAACATCATCCCTTATTTAACGGCAATCGAAAATGTAGAGCTGCCCATGCTATTAAAAGGGCGCCATAAACGAGAGAGAGCAAAAGAATTACTCGAGTTAGTTGGTATGGGACACCGTTTTCATAATAAGTTGACCATGCTTTCTGGTGGAGAGCAACAACGTGTTGCCATTGCCATCTCACTCGCCAATGATCCTAACCTCTTATTAGCTGATGAACCAACAGGAAGTGTAGATTCAAAAACAGCAGATGTTATTTTAGGTGTTTTTAGAGAATTAAATCGAAGTCTTCAAAAAACAATTGTGATTGTGTCCCATGATACGGAATTAACGAAGAAGCTTGATCGTGTCGTTGCGATAAGAGACGGAAAGACGTCCAGTGAAATTTTGCGGAAATCCTTTTATGAAGCTGAAGATCTACTAAATGAAAAAGAGATGAAAGCGGAAGAAACCCATGTAGAGCTTGCCGTCATTGATCGTGCCGGAAGAATTCAAATCCCTCGCGATTATTTAGATTCGATTGAGCTTGGAGACGCAAACAAGCTGCGAGTTGAGCTAGAAGATGGGAAAATTACGTTGGTGAATCCGAAAAGTTCATGA